A region of Massilia sp. WG5 DNA encodes the following proteins:
- a CDS encoding biopolymer transporter ExbD: MAFNSNMRSSRRKLKSEINVVPYIDVMLVLLIIFMAVPPTQNPSEIKLPSAERSTQPPDDYIQIAVKQNAQLQIGVTGKQARALEDVSSRSALIERLRAIHAEHPDYPVMISGDRESKYDDVIQMISEAKKMGINRVGLATK, encoded by the coding sequence ATGGCATTCAACAGCAATATGCGGAGCAGCCGCCGCAAGCTGAAATCCGAGATCAACGTCGTGCCGTACATCGACGTGATGCTGGTGCTGCTCATCATCTTCATGGCGGTGCCGCCGACGCAGAACCCCAGCGAGATCAAGCTGCCCAGCGCCGAGCGTTCGACCCAGCCGCCGGACGACTACATCCAGATCGCGGTGAAGCAGAACGCCCAGCTGCAGATCGGCGTCACCGGCAAGCAGGCGCGCGCCCTCGAGGATGTGTCCAGCCGCTCGGCCCTGATCGAGCGCCTGCGCGCGATCCACGCCGAGCATCCGGACTACCCGGTGATGATCTCGGGCGACCGCGAAAGCAAGTATGACGATGTGATCCAGATGATCTCGGAAGCCAAGAAGATGGGCATCAACCGGGTCGGCCTGGCCACCAAGTAA
- the ybgC gene encoding tol-pal system-associated acyl-CoA thioesterase, translating into MPSVFTWTVRVYYEDTDAGGIVYYANYLKFFERARTEWLRSLGIQQQALLDQESAAFVVRSATVEYLSSARLDDELTLRLSVEKLGRASVQFAQQAFHGDTLLSTANVKVGCVDAKTMRPRPLPDAAAVKMRAA; encoded by the coding sequence ATGCCTTCAGTTTTCACCTGGACGGTACGGGTCTATTACGAAGACACCGACGCCGGCGGCATCGTGTACTACGCCAATTACCTGAAGTTCTTCGAACGCGCCCGCACCGAATGGCTGCGTTCGCTCGGCATTCAGCAGCAAGCCCTGCTCGACCAGGAAAGCGCCGCCTTCGTGGTGCGCAGTGCCACCGTCGAGTACCTGTCGTCCGCGCGCCTGGACGATGAATTGACGCTGCGCCTCAGCGTTGAAAAGCTGGGCCGCGCTTCGGTCCAGTTTGCGCAGCAGGCCTTCCACGGCGACACCCTGCTGTCGACCGCCAACGTGAAAGTTGGCTGCGTTGATGCGAAAACAATGCGCCCACGCCCCCTTCCCGACGCCGCCGCTGTTAAAATGCGTGCCGCCTAG
- the tolQ gene encoding protein TolQ, protein MNAVQDLSFIELIANAHVLVKLIMALLFAVSLMSWTYIFRKLFAIRAARRQTEQFERSFWAGGNLHTLHQSASAQRDQSGPLARIFEAGMGEFIKGKQASRDALDVGAVLDGARRAMRAAFHRELDSLDTHLNFLASVGSVSPYIGLLGTVWGIMNAFRGLANVQQATLATVAPGIAEALIATAIGLFAAIPAVVAYNRFTHDIDRLAIRFESFVEEFSNILQRQSR, encoded by the coding sequence ATGAACGCAGTCCAAGACCTCTCCTTCATTGAACTGATCGCCAACGCGCACGTCCTCGTCAAGCTGATCATGGCGCTGCTGTTCGCGGTCTCGCTGATGAGCTGGACCTACATCTTCCGCAAACTGTTCGCGATCCGCGCGGCGCGCCGCCAGACCGAGCAGTTCGAACGCAGCTTCTGGGCCGGCGGCAACCTGCACACCCTGCACCAGAGCGCCAGCGCCCAGCGCGACCAGAGCGGTCCGCTGGCCCGCATCTTCGAAGCCGGCATGGGCGAGTTCATCAAGGGCAAGCAGGCTTCGCGCGACGCGCTCGACGTCGGCGCCGTGCTGGACGGCGCCCGCCGCGCGATGCGCGCCGCCTTCCACCGCGAACTCGATTCGCTCGACACGCACCTGAACTTCCTGGCCTCGGTCGGTTCGGTCTCGCCCTATATCGGCCTGCTCGGCACCGTGTGGGGCATCATGAACGCCTTCCGCGGCCTCGCCAACGTGCAGCAGGCAACGCTGGCCACCGTCGCTCCCGGCATCGCCGAAGCGCTGATCGCCACCGCGATCGGCCTGTTCGCTGCGATCCCGGCCGTGGTCGCGTACAACCGCTTCACCCACGATATCGACCGTCTCGCGATCCGCTTCGAAAGCTTCGTCGAGGAGTTCTCGAACATCCTGCAGCGCCAGTCGCGCTGA
- the tolB gene encoding Tol-Pal system beta propeller repeat protein TolB produces the protein MKKLHSLLFSATLLMGVAAHAQVRVEIAGVSGTQIPVAVAAFADESVAPEQVSSIIRADLERSGVFKVIDARQTISDSAGVDLGAFKASGADALVVGSVSRMPDGRLQVRYKLLDTVKQTQLSQLSDAVGARNTRLEAHRIADDIYEKLTGVRGIFSTRISYVKVNNSGGNHAYELVVADADGENEQVAAYGREAIISPAWSPDGTKVAYVSFEKRKPIVYIQNLVTGQRAVISNEKGSNSAPSWSPDGTKVAVSLSKTGNTQIYIVNADGSGLRRVSNSNGIDTEAQFSADGQSIYFVSDRSGGPQIYKMSVNGGPATRVTFKGSYNISPRVSPDGKTLAWISQRDGGFLLYAMDLASGQEQRLADGATEPSFSPNGKYIMYATKGGGRASLAVVSVDGRVKQRLSTQAGNIKEPSWGPFMK, from the coding sequence ATGAAGAAACTACATTCCCTGCTGTTTTCGGCCACCCTGCTGATGGGTGTGGCCGCGCACGCCCAGGTGCGTGTCGAAATCGCCGGCGTGAGCGGCACCCAGATCCCCGTCGCCGTGGCCGCCTTCGCGGACGAATCGGTGGCGCCGGAACAGGTTTCGAGCATCATTCGCGCCGACCTCGAGCGTAGCGGCGTGTTCAAGGTGATCGATGCGCGCCAGACCATCTCCGACAGCGCCGGCGTCGACCTCGGCGCCTTCAAGGCCAGCGGCGCCGACGCGCTGGTGGTCGGCTCGGTCAGCCGCATGCCCGACGGCCGCCTGCAGGTCCGCTACAAGCTGCTCGACACCGTCAAGCAGACCCAGCTCTCGCAGCTGTCGGACGCCGTCGGCGCGCGCAACACCCGCCTGGAAGCCCACCGCATCGCCGACGACATCTACGAAAAGCTGACCGGCGTGCGCGGCATCTTCTCGACCCGCATCTCCTACGTGAAGGTCAACAACAGCGGCGGCAACCACGCTTACGAGCTGGTGGTGGCCGATGCCGACGGCGAGAACGAACAGGTCGCCGCCTATGGCCGCGAAGCGATCATTTCGCCGGCCTGGTCGCCGGACGGCACCAAGGTCGCCTATGTCTCGTTCGAGAAGCGCAAGCCGATCGTCTACATCCAGAATTTGGTGACCGGCCAGCGCGCCGTCATTTCGAATGAAAAAGGCAGCAATTCGGCGCCCTCGTGGTCGCCGGACGGGACCAAGGTGGCCGTGTCGCTGTCGAAGACCGGCAATACCCAGATCTATATCGTGAATGCCGACGGCAGCGGCCTGCGCCGCGTGTCGAACAGCAATGGCATCGATACCGAGGCGCAGTTCTCGGCAGATGGCCAGAGCATTTATTTCGTCAGCGACCGCAGCGGCGGCCCGCAAATCTACAAGATGAGCGTGAACGGTGGCCCGGCCACCCGCGTCACGTTCAAAGGCAGCTATAACATCTCTCCTCGCGTATCCCCGGACGGCAAGACGCTGGCGTGGATCTCGCAGCGCGACGGAGGTTTTCTCCTGTATGCGATGGACCTGGCCAGCGGCCAGGAACAGCGCCTGGCCGATGGGGCCACTGAACCGAGTTTTTCGCCGAACGGCAAATACATTATGTATGCCACCAAGGGCGGCGGGCGTGCCTCGCTGGCCGTCGTGTCAGTTGATGGGCGCGTTAAACAGCGTTTGTCGACCCAGGCGGGAAACATCAAGGAGCCCAGCTGGGGCCCCTTTATGAAGTAA
- a CDS encoding SDR family oxidoreductase has protein sequence MIVFITGASAGFGAAMARTFVKNGHQVVLAARRKERLESLARELGESALPVAMDVTDKASIEEALSMLPQSWRQIDVLINNAGLALNTKPAHEVPLEDWDTMIDTNVKGLVTMTHALLPSMVQRGSGLVINLGSVAGHYPYPGGNVYGATKAFVEQFTLNLRADLVGTGVRATNLAPGLCGGTEFSNVRFKGDDAAAAKVYEGTQPLTAEDIAATAYWIATLPPHVNVNLIEMMPTCQGFAPFTIKRGQN, from the coding sequence ATGATCGTATTCATTACCGGCGCATCGGCCGGCTTCGGCGCCGCGATGGCGCGCACTTTCGTCAAGAACGGCCACCAGGTGGTGCTGGCCGCGCGCCGCAAGGAGCGCCTGGAATCCCTGGCGCGCGAGCTGGGCGAATCCGCGCTGCCGGTCGCGATGGACGTGACCGACAAGGCCTCGATCGAGGAAGCGCTGTCGATGCTGCCGCAATCCTGGCGCCAGATCGACGTCCTGATCAACAACGCCGGCCTGGCCCTGAATACCAAGCCGGCCCACGAAGTCCCGCTGGAAGACTGGGACACGATGATCGACACCAACGTCAAGGGCCTGGTCACCATGACCCACGCCCTGCTGCCCTCGATGGTCCAGCGCGGCAGCGGCCTGGTCATCAACCTCGGCTCGGTCGCCGGCCACTACCCCTACCCGGGCGGCAATGTGTACGGCGCCACCAAGGCTTTCGTCGAGCAGTTCACGCTGAACCTGCGCGCCGACCTGGTCGGCACCGGCGTGCGCGCCACCAACCTGGCGCCCGGCCTGTGCGGCGGCACCGAGTTCTCGAACGTGCGCTTCAAGGGCGACGACGCGGCCGCCGCCAAGGTCTACGAAGGTACGCAGCCGCTGACGGCCGAAGACATCGCCGCGACCGCCTACTGGATCGCCACCCTGCCGCCGCACGTCAACGTCAACCTGATCGAGATGATGCCGACCTGCCAGGGCTTCGCGCCCTTCACGATCAAGCGGGGCCAGAATTGA
- the tolA gene encoding cell envelope integrity protein TolA: protein MSATKNNSNGMDGTRYRVPPEPNRWPAIGLAVGVHALLLAFLVIGINWTNNQPVAVEAEVWDTTVQTAAPPAPTPPPAPEPEPQPQPETPPPTPRVAEPPPPVEQPAPPKQPDIALERERKRKEELKRKEEQRIEHEQELAQQRAQEKKDKALADKKAREEQAREEKAREEAEKKELAKKEELEKKKAEKEKAAKEKAEKLAKEKAEKEKADKLAKQSRDQEMKRLMSGAGNPSSSGSAEKSTAPRIDKGYAASIAAKIKGNTTYPGSTDVPGNPEVVFQVEQLPTGEILSVRKTKSSGIPAFDDAVERGINKSSPLPKKKDGTVERSLPVSFKLKDLN, encoded by the coding sequence ATGTCGGCCACGAAGAACAACAGCAATGGCATGGATGGCACGCGCTACCGGGTGCCGCCCGAACCGAACCGCTGGCCCGCGATCGGCCTGGCGGTGGGCGTGCACGCCCTGCTGCTGGCCTTCCTGGTGATCGGCATTAACTGGACCAACAACCAGCCGGTGGCGGTCGAGGCCGAAGTCTGGGACACGACCGTGCAGACCGCCGCCCCGCCCGCGCCGACGCCGCCGCCCGCGCCCGAACCGGAGCCGCAACCGCAGCCGGAAACGCCGCCGCCGACGCCGCGCGTGGCCGAGCCGCCGCCGCCGGTTGAACAGCCGGCGCCGCCGAAGCAGCCCGACATCGCACTGGAACGCGAGAGGAAGCGCAAGGAAGAACTGAAGCGCAAGGAAGAACAGCGGATCGAGCACGAGCAGGAGCTCGCCCAGCAACGCGCACAGGAAAAGAAAGACAAGGCGCTGGCCGACAAGAAGGCGCGTGAAGAGCAGGCGCGCGAGGAAAAAGCGCGCGAAGAAGCCGAAAAGAAAGAGCTGGCGAAGAAAGAAGAGCTCGAGAAGAAGAAGGCGGAAAAGGAAAAGGCCGCCAAGGAAAAGGCTGAGAAGCTCGCCAAGGAAAAGGCTGAAAAAGAAAAGGCCGACAAGCTGGCCAAGCAGTCGCGCGACCAGGAAATGAAGCGCCTGATGTCCGGCGCCGGCAACCCGTCCAGCAGCGGCAGCGCCGAGAAATCGACCGCGCCGCGCATCGACAAGGGTTACGCCGCCAGCATCGCGGCGAAGATCAAGGGCAATACGACCTACCCGGGCAGCACCGACGTGCCCGGCAATCCGGAAGTCGTCTTCCAGGTCGAGCAGCTGCCGACCGGCGAGATCCTTTCGGTACGCAAGACCAAGAGCAGCGGCATTCCGGCTTTCGACGATGCCGTGGAACGGGGTATTAACAAATCGTCACCGCTTCCGAAGAAGAAAGATGGTACGGTAGAGCGATCTCTTCCTGTCAGTTTCAAGCTGAAAGACCTGAACTGA